A genomic stretch from Tamandua tetradactyla isolate mTamTet1 chromosome 15, mTamTet1.pri, whole genome shotgun sequence includes:
- the LOC143656870 gene encoding uncharacterized protein LOC143656870, with amino-acid sequence MGAGRRERRCQSRSVQPAVGGAGEEGGRGGALFAGRKDAAAVGPPAPRSQSRPAATAGTGLPGVQEQSVAAAYLLSSLGKAPHQLGGKNALPSGRLRKVARVTGWGLPDAGNQTGALPAPRHCRRRAHPHGSLKPHPSMGNHRCCLPGIHKQISVDFLEALLPELST; translated from the exons ATGGGGGCGGGGCGGAGAGAGCGGCGCTGCCAATCCCGGTCGGTCCAGCCGGCTGTGGGCGGGGCCGGCGAGGAGGGGGGACGCGGGGGCGCTCTCTTCGCCGGTCGTAAGGACGCAGCGGCCGTGGGTCCTCCAGCCCCTCGGTCCCAGTCTAGGCCGGCGGCGACGGCGGGGACCGGCCTTCCTGGCGTCCAAGAACAGAGTGTCGCCGCTGCCTATCTCCTGTCTTCCCTCGGCAAAGCCCCGCACCAGCTGGGCGGGAAGAACGCGCTGCCCTCCGGGCGCCTTCGGAAAGTGGCCAGGGTGACGGGCTGGGGCCTGCCGGACGCCGGGAACCAGACCGGAGCGCTCCCCGCGCCTCGGCACTGCAG GAGAAGAGCACATCCACATGGGTCTCTTAAGCCACATCCTTCCATGGGAAACCACCGCTGCTGTCTCCCTGGTATTCACAAACAG